In Deltaproteobacteria bacterium, a single genomic region encodes these proteins:
- a CDS encoding protein kinase: MNSDDPNEVPTAPERRLSALVDSLPPEGADEPPASWLEGLVDPGDDDDGDGDELAAEGDGDDDPAVETLAGDGIESRVLLARAQNRLLGWDRTPVQIGRYRILAPLGAGGMGMVYEAHDDELDRPVAIKILRRELAPGSSGRQRLLREAQATAKLSHPNVVHVYEVGQSGEQVFMAMELVRGVTLRQWRKQGALGWREIVQMYMRAAEGLIAAHEQGIVHRDFKPDNVLVSRDGRPQIVDFGLARAASDAITVTAEHPAVSASGSRLRDFDITRTGTVIGTPAYMAPEQLARAEPSAKSDQFSFCASLFEALYGKRPFGGSTYSELEQSLTDGRPVQVDDRSSVPRAIHAAVMRGLAREPVDRHASMRALIDALHEAQRPRTRTWAALVAACALGLGGGAWWLGRTDGDAVAAASREPTAAAPRADAPSDAWAEIVAATPLPAVVGEPDDDDPSGVSVHRLRNGLTIYVAHRPQEPAVAAALVVRAGPMQESRSGISGLVATAIRRGTARIGVLDHAAETPLLVFQHRMIEALPRIDDDAARGVLLQHIAAAEQATAPLQLQEEVYAAVLALGARDPLSMGGFGTTFATEVPRHRLEAWMQITAESVRRPVFRQFLSATVERLQLLGWFPARSDDALRRELAKATGTLDSIDTQIATLTTVPLADAREFHDRYYRPNNTALVLVGDITADEADAMAEHVFGDWEPAAIPAIEAIDEPLPERVQLDAPDISRGVEVTWPMPPVGSEAFARFDTLPKVLSGRSGLLGAQLKGKAAGWGAYTGHHRDFSVFLMPNPGQANAELEGIGLAALRRIADDQVDDATWSTALTEAAFERLSWARGPGSLALAIVESFATFRPWTHGPAAVLRPPPTRAEAIATAKELLTRTPVVTYSELGRPAHPQVPSLPSARPELSPGRRSAWVHAILDAPSTPMEPRFIVEGSHYHVHAHGAGRVITTTAPGPLFRMSWIYPVGTAENPWACDALRPRLREVPIAGVELMVFCSTTDTRYEIIGEAARFDEIMPPLVTWLTRPQLDADDAREFADHTVRMRAEDRAIPDLAIGATEMWALLGEHALDPSMPSDEDMRRHGGTALRSAEAEIVTYDPDVLYVGPAPERLLALLPAPRGRTSGAPFVRAYRSPERQEILLVDLPDADRFTVRVAVPWFADAPREHLAAMLHRDAVHEASFEAALPIAAMHSGYNTQYAPGPPLAIGVGFESDADAVASTVDRALEVLRARPNAGGFEAARRRLEVAFRAHRTAPAKVPGLVYPWPAGGTDPRVEQWLALPSLSWDDVQAYYARLDTTVPIVLVAGDLARLDRDALARRGAIVQVDLRRMVRDGGMSGLGLDTPALMDE, encoded by the coding sequence ATGAACAGCGACGATCCCAACGAGGTTCCGACGGCGCCCGAGCGTCGGCTGTCCGCGTTGGTCGACTCGCTGCCGCCCGAGGGCGCCGATGAACCGCCCGCGAGCTGGCTCGAAGGCCTGGTGGATCCCGGCGACGACGACGACGGCGACGGCGACGAGCTCGCGGCCGAGGGCGACGGCGACGACGACCCCGCCGTCGAGACGCTCGCCGGCGACGGCATCGAGTCGCGGGTGTTGTTGGCGCGGGCGCAGAACCGCCTGCTCGGCTGGGATCGCACGCCGGTGCAGATCGGTCGCTACCGCATCCTGGCGCCGCTGGGGGCCGGTGGCATGGGCATGGTCTACGAGGCCCACGACGACGAGCTCGATCGGCCGGTGGCGATCAAGATCCTCCGCCGCGAGCTCGCACCGGGCTCGTCGGGTCGCCAGCGATTGCTGCGCGAGGCCCAGGCCACGGCCAAGCTCTCGCATCCCAACGTCGTGCACGTCTACGAGGTCGGGCAATCGGGCGAGCAGGTCTTCATGGCGATGGAGCTGGTCCGCGGCGTCACGCTCCGGCAGTGGCGCAAGCAGGGCGCGCTCGGCTGGCGCGAGATCGTGCAGATGTACATGCGCGCTGCCGAGGGCCTCATCGCGGCCCACGAGCAGGGCATCGTGCACCGCGACTTCAAGCCCGACAACGTGCTCGTCAGCCGTGACGGTCGCCCGCAGATCGTCGACTTCGGTCTCGCGCGCGCCGCCTCGGACGCGATCACCGTGACCGCCGAACACCCGGCGGTGTCGGCCTCGGGCTCGCGACTGCGCGACTTCGACATCACCCGGACCGGCACCGTCATCGGCACGCCGGCGTACATGGCTCCCGAGCAGCTCGCGCGCGCCGAGCCGAGTGCGAAGAGCGATCAGTTCTCGTTCTGCGCCTCGCTGTTCGAGGCGCTGTACGGCAAGCGCCCGTTCGGCGGCTCGACCTACAGCGAGCTCGAGCAGAGCCTGACCGACGGTCGACCGGTGCAGGTCGACGATCGGTCCTCGGTGCCGCGCGCCATCCATGCCGCCGTCATGCGGGGGCTCGCGCGCGAGCCCGTCGACCGGCACGCGAGCATGCGCGCGCTCATCGACGCGTTGCACGAGGCCCAGCGTCCGCGCACCCGCACATGGGCCGCGCTCGTGGCCGCATGCGCGCTCGGCCTGGGCGGCGGCGCATGGTGGCTCGGCCGCACCGACGGCGACGCGGTCGCGGCCGCGAGTCGCGAGCCCACCGCCGCGGCTCCGCGCGCCGACGCGCCGTCCGACGCGTGGGCCGAGATCGTCGCCGCGACGCCGCTGCCGGCCGTCGTGGGCGAGCCCGATGACGATGATCCCTCGGGCGTCAGCGTGCACCGCCTGCGCAACGGCCTGACGATCTACGTCGCGCATCGACCCCAGGAGCCGGCGGTCGCCGCCGCGCTGGTCGTGCGCGCGGGCCCGATGCAGGAGTCGCGCTCCGGCATCTCGGGCCTGGTCGCGACCGCGATCCGACGCGGCACCGCGCGGATCGGCGTGCTCGACCACGCCGCCGAGACCCCGCTGCTGGTCTTCCAGCACCGCATGATCGAGGCGCTGCCGCGCATCGACGACGACGCTGCCCGCGGGGTGCTGCTGCAGCACATCGCAGCCGCCGAGCAAGCCACGGCGCCGCTGCAGCTGCAAGAGGAGGTCTACGCCGCGGTACTCGCCCTCGGCGCGCGCGACCCCCTGAGCATGGGCGGCTTCGGCACCACCTTCGCGACCGAGGTGCCGCGACATCGGCTCGAGGCGTGGATGCAGATCACCGCCGAGAGCGTGCGCCGCCCCGTGTTCCGTCAGTTCCTCAGCGCGACCGTCGAGCGCCTGCAGCTGCTGGGATGGTTCCCGGCCCGCTCCGACGACGCGCTGCGACGCGAGCTCGCGAAGGCGACCGGTACCCTCGACAGCATCGACACGCAGATCGCGACGCTGACCACGGTGCCGCTGGCCGACGCGCGGGAGTTCCACGATCGCTACTACCGCCCCAACAACACGGCGCTCGTGTTGGTCGGCGACATCACCGCCGACGAGGCCGACGCGATGGCCGAGCACGTGTTCGGCGACTGGGAGCCCGCGGCGATCCCCGCGATCGAGGCGATCGACGAGCCGCTGCCCGAGCGCGTGCAGCTCGATGCGCCGGACATCTCGCGCGGCGTCGAGGTGACGTGGCCGATGCCACCGGTCGGCAGCGAGGCGTTCGCGCGCTTCGACACCCTGCCCAAGGTGTTGTCGGGTCGCAGCGGCTTGCTCGGCGCGCAGCTGAAGGGCAAGGCGGCCGGCTGGGGCGCGTACACCGGGCACCACCGCGACTTCAGCGTGTTCCTCATGCCCAACCCCGGCCAGGCCAACGCCGAGCTCGAGGGGATCGGCCTCGCAGCGCTGCGGCGCATCGCCGACGACCAGGTCGACGACGCCACGTGGAGCACCGCGCTCACCGAGGCCGCGTTCGAGCGCCTGTCGTGGGCACGCGGCCCGGGCTCGTTGGCGCTGGCGATCGTCGAGTCGTTCGCGACCTTCCGACCGTGGACGCACGGCCCTGCTGCAGTGCTGCGCCCGCCGCCGACGCGCGCCGAGGCGATCGCCACCGCCAAGGAGCTGCTCACGCGCACGCCGGTCGTGACCTACAGCGAGCTCGGCAGGCCCGCCCATCCCCAGGTGCCCTCGCTGCCGAGTGCACGACCCGAGCTCAGCCCGGGGCGGCGCAGCGCATGGGTGCACGCGATCCTCGACGCGCCCTCGACCCCGATGGAGCCGCGCTTCATCGTCGAAGGCAGCCACTACCACGTGCACGCGCACGGGGCCGGTCGGGTGATCACCACCACCGCACCGGGCCCGCTGTTCCGCATGAGCTGGATCTACCCGGTCGGCACCGCCGAGAACCCGTGGGCGTGTGACGCCCTGCGTCCGCGACTCCGCGAGGTGCCGATCGCGGGCGTCGAGCTGATGGTGTTCTGCTCCACCACCGACACGCGCTACGAGATCATCGGCGAAGCGGCGCGGTTCGACGAAATCATGCCGCCGTTGGTGACGTGGCTGACCCGACCGCAGCTCGACGCGGACGACGCCCGCGAGTTCGCCGACCACACCGTGCGCATGCGGGCCGAGGACCGGGCGATCCCGGACCTGGCCATCGGCGCCACCGAGATGTGGGCGCTCTTGGGGGAGCACGCCCTCGATCCGAGCATGCCCAGCGACGAGGACATGCGGCGACACGGCGGCACCGCGCTGCGATCGGCCGAGGCCGAGATCGTCACCTACGACCCCGACGTGCTGTACGTGGGCCCCGCGCCCGAACGACTGCTGGCGCTGCTGCCTGCGCCGCGCGGACGCACCTCGGGCGCGCCGTTCGTGCGGGCGTACCGCTCGCCCGAGCGCCAGGAGATCCTGCTGGTCGATCTGCCCGATGCCGATCGCTTCACCGTGCGCGTCGCGGTGCCGTGGTTCGCCGACGCACCGCGCGAGCACCTCGCCGCGATGCTCCACCGCGACGCCGTCCACGAGGCCTCGTTCGAGGCTGCGCTGCCGATCGCCGCGATGCACTCGGGCTACAACACGCAGTACGCACCCGGACCCCCACTGGCGATCGGCGTCGGCTTCGAGTCCGACGCCGACGCGGTGGCGTCGACCGTCGACCGCGCCCTCGAGGTCCTGCGCGCGCGCCCGAACGCCGGCGGTTTCGAGGCCGCACGGCGTCGGCTCGAGGTCGCGTTCCGGGCCCATCGCACCGCGCCGGCGAAGGTGCCCGGATTGGTGTATCCGTGGCCAGCCGGCGGCACCGATCCGCGGGTCGAGCAGTGGCTCGCGCTGCCGAGCCTGTCGTGGGACGACGTGCAGGCCTACTATGCGCGGCTCGACACCACGGTGCCGATCGTGCTCGTGGCGGGCGACCTCGCCCGGCTCGACCGTGACGCACTCGCACGCCGTGGCGCGATCGTGCAGGTCGATCTGCGGCGCATGGTTCGTGATGGCGGCATGTCGGGGCTCGGCCTCGACACGCCCGCGCTCATGGACGAGTGA
- a CDS encoding M28 family peptidase — translation MLRRWFALVLACCGGCNDSGRATAPTAATAPRVAEATEPVAAAGATSPSVESIRADTRELASDAMDGRRPGTAGGARAVAYIIERMTALGLAPGAGDGGWTQRVPMRVVSVDASRSRLGFGHGDDVRPLVFGDDVVGTSLRPAGTLRFDAPLVFVGHGITAPEYDWDDYAGVEVDGAVVVVLVGDPPLADGRFAGDALTYYGRWSYKFERALAAGARGVLIVHDAEAASYGWSVVRNSWSRERFAVHDDTRDRPPALAFEGWITHETADGLATRDGSSLAAWKAEARGPGFRGHRLRDAFVGEIVTSDRTLADVNVVGALPGTRADEAVVITAHWDHLGHDATAAADADAIFNGAIDNASGVAGMLAVAGTLRARVVSGRPLGRTVLFVATTGEEEGLLGSTYFAAHPPVPPTSLVAAVNLDSMNVDGRTRSVQVIGPGQSTLEDLLAEVTAAEGRTVVPDEHPESGGYFRSDHFALARVGVPAIYLRGGSDMEAGGRAQGQALGEVRAQHYHSVDDEFDPAWSFAGTLQDALTVASLVARVADDAARPQWKPGASVPGVIAPR, via the coding sequence ATGTTGCGAAGATGGTTCGCGCTGGTGCTCGCGTGTTGCGGCGGGTGTAACGACAGCGGGCGCGCGACCGCGCCCACCGCTGCGACCGCGCCCCGCGTGGCCGAGGCGACCGAGCCCGTCGCCGCCGCAGGTGCGACGTCGCCGAGCGTCGAGAGCATTCGCGCGGACACGCGCGAGCTCGCCAGCGATGCCATGGACGGTCGTCGTCCCGGGACCGCAGGGGGCGCACGCGCGGTGGCGTACATCATCGAGCGCATGACCGCGCTCGGACTCGCACCAGGGGCCGGCGACGGTGGCTGGACGCAGCGCGTGCCGATGCGGGTGGTGTCGGTCGACGCGAGCCGCAGTCGGCTCGGGTTCGGGCACGGCGACGACGTCCGCCCGCTCGTCTTCGGCGACGATGTCGTCGGCACCAGCCTGCGCCCGGCCGGCACGCTGCGCTTCGACGCGCCGCTGGTGTTCGTCGGCCATGGCATCACCGCGCCCGAGTACGACTGGGACGACTACGCCGGTGTCGAGGTCGACGGCGCCGTGGTGGTGGTGCTGGTCGGTGATCCGCCGCTCGCCGACGGTCGCTTCGCCGGCGACGCGCTGACCTACTACGGGCGCTGGTCCTACAAGTTCGAGCGTGCCCTCGCCGCTGGGGCGCGCGGCGTGCTGATCGTGCACGACGCCGAGGCGGCGTCCTACGGCTGGAGTGTCGTCCGCAACAGCTGGTCGCGGGAGCGCTTCGCGGTCCACGACGACACCCGCGATCGACCGCCCGCGCTGGCGTTCGAGGGTTGGATCACGCACGAGACCGCCGATGGCCTCGCGACCCGCGACGGCAGCTCGCTGGCGGCGTGGAAGGCCGAGGCGAGGGGGCCCGGGTTCCGCGGCCATCGATTGCGCGACGCGTTCGTCGGCGAGATCGTCACCAGCGATCGCACGCTCGCCGACGTGAATGTCGTCGGCGCGCTGCCGGGGACGCGCGCCGACGAGGCCGTGGTGATCACCGCGCACTGGGATCACCTCGGCCACGACGCCACCGCGGCCGCCGACGCCGACGCGATCTTCAACGGCGCGATCGACAACGCCAGCGGCGTCGCCGGCATGCTCGCGGTCGCCGGCACGCTGCGGGCTCGCGTCGTGTCCGGACGGCCGCTGGGCCGCACGGTGCTGTTCGTGGCGACCACCGGTGAAGAGGAGGGCCTGCTCGGCAGCACCTACTTCGCGGCCCACCCCCCGGTGCCGCCGACCAGCCTGGTCGCTGCGGTCAACCTCGACAGCATGAACGTCGATGGCCGTACCCGTAGCGTGCAGGTCATCGGCCCCGGACAGTCGACCCTCGAGGATCTCTTGGCCGAGGTCACCGCCGCCGAGGGCCGTACGGTCGTGCCCGACGAGCACCCCGAGAGCGGCGGCTACTTCCGCTCGGATCACTTCGCGCTCGCCCGCGTGGGTGTGCCTGCGATTTACCTGCGCGGCGGCAGTGACATGGAGGCCGGCGGTCGTGCGCAGGGCCAGGCGCTCGGCGAGGTGCGAGCGCAGCACTACCACTCGGTCGACGACGAGTTCGACCCCGCGTGGAGCTTCGCGGGCACGCTGCAGGACGCACTCACGGTCGCGTCGCTGGTCGCACGGGTGGCCGACGACGCCGCGCGGCCGCAGTGGAAGCCGGGTGCGAGCGTGCCCGGTGTGATCGCGCCGCGTTGA
- a CDS encoding UvrD-helicase domain-containing protein, with translation MSADAGDLPSPTHGLNREQASAVVHRGSPLLVLAGAGTGKTRVITHRVAALLDEGVPPWRILAVTFTNKAAAEMRERIDRLCEGRHQTREIWVGTFHSICARILRRFGQPLGLSPHFTIFDTADGVQVMTRVLEQLDVSDKLFTPRGVLGWIDRAKNRGVGPDELDRIGCLEPVRSVVARAFKLYQQRLLAQNGVDFGDLIVHTVTLLRGAEKPAQGQLGDTDPVRALLHRFAHVVVDEFQDTNPVQAELVDRLSGHAELCVVGDDDQAIYGWRGADVEQILRFDARHRDCEVVRLEHNYRSTGFILRCADAVIRRNAGRLGKTLWTDAGDGEPVRVLELPGEREEARLVAHEIRAAIDDGASPEEFAIFYRTHAQSRAIEDALRTAGIGCRIVGGLAFYERAEVKDILAYLVALQNPDSDAHLGRIVNRPARGIGHTTIDKLQNLAITRGCSLWQALPHAREAGVSAGAAKKLQVFVELITGLRALVDERPLDELVAEVVERTGYRESLVLDGDEEALARLENLQELLGNVAEFMAEHDGATLSDYLEQTSLVGGERGEGDRGRSVTLMTVHSAKGLEFDSVYLTGMEERVFPHARVIDDPVAMEEERRLAYVAITRARKRLTLTTVSQRRLYGQLQQGSPSRFVLELPREALATASKRGRARPELAPRPAPQPSWNDDVVYDGEPTLETEELTGEVGEGVALWVGMHVRHKDFGVGELVGWSGVGTNMKFNLRFARIGMKTILARFCEPL, from the coding sequence CCGTCGTGCATCGCGGCTCGCCGCTGTTGGTGCTCGCCGGCGCCGGCACGGGCAAGACCCGCGTCATCACGCACCGCGTCGCCGCGCTGCTCGACGAGGGCGTGCCGCCGTGGCGGATCCTCGCCGTGACCTTCACCAACAAGGCCGCGGCCGAGATGCGCGAGCGCATCGACCGGCTGTGCGAGGGTCGCCACCAAACCCGCGAGATCTGGGTCGGCACCTTCCACAGCATCTGCGCCCGCATCCTGCGGCGCTTCGGGCAGCCGCTCGGGCTGTCGCCCCACTTCACGATCTTCGACACCGCCGACGGTGTGCAGGTGATGACGCGGGTGCTCGAGCAGCTCGACGTCTCCGACAAGCTGTTCACGCCCCGCGGCGTGCTGGGCTGGATCGATCGCGCGAAGAACCGCGGCGTCGGCCCCGACGAGCTCGATCGCATCGGCTGCCTCGAGCCGGTGCGCAGCGTGGTCGCCAGGGCCTTCAAGCTGTACCAGCAGCGGCTGCTCGCCCAGAACGGCGTCGACTTCGGCGATCTCATCGTGCACACCGTCACGCTGCTGCGCGGCGCGGAGAAGCCCGCCCAGGGCCAGCTCGGCGACACCGATCCGGTGCGCGCGCTGCTGCACCGCTTCGCGCACGTGGTGGTCGACGAGTTCCAGGACACCAACCCGGTGCAGGCCGAGCTGGTCGATCGACTGTCGGGCCATGCCGAGCTGTGCGTGGTCGGTGACGACGACCAGGCCATCTATGGCTGGCGCGGCGCCGATGTCGAACAGATCCTGCGCTTCGACGCGCGCCACCGCGACTGCGAGGTGGTGCGGCTCGAGCACAACTACCGCAGCACCGGCTTCATCCTGCGCTGCGCCGACGCGGTGATCCGCCGCAACGCCGGTCGCCTCGGCAAGACCCTGTGGACCGACGCGGGCGACGGCGAGCCGGTGCGGGTGCTCGAGCTGCCGGGCGAACGCGAAGAGGCACGGCTGGTCGCGCACGAGATCCGCGCGGCCATCGACGACGGCGCATCGCCCGAGGAGTTCGCGATCTTCTATCGCACCCACGCGCAGTCGCGGGCCATCGAGGACGCGCTGCGTACCGCGGGCATCGGCTGCCGCATCGTCGGTGGGCTCGCGTTCTACGAGCGCGCCGAGGTCAAGGACATCCTGGCCTACCTGGTCGCGCTGCAGAACCCCGACTCCGACGCGCACCTCGGCCGCATCGTGAACCGGCCCGCGCGCGGCATCGGCCACACCACCATCGACAAGCTGCAGAACCTCGCGATCACGCGGGGCTGCTCGCTGTGGCAGGCGCTGCCCCACGCACGCGAGGCCGGGGTCTCGGCGGGCGCGGCCAAGAAGCTGCAGGTCTTCGTCGAGCTCATCACGGGGCTGCGCGCGCTGGTCGACGAGCGGCCGCTCGACGAGCTGGTCGCCGAGGTCGTCGAGCGCACCGGCTACCGCGAATCGCTGGTGCTCGATGGCGACGAAGAGGCGCTCGCGCGGCTCGAGAACCTCCAGGAGTTGCTCGGCAACGTCGCCGAGTTCATGGCCGAGCACGACGGCGCAACGCTCTCGGACTACCTCGAGCAGACCAGCTTGGTCGGCGGCGAGCGTGGCGAGGGCGATCGCGGGCGATCGGTCACGCTGATGACCGTCCACTCGGCCAAGGGCCTCGAATTCGACAGCGTCTACCTCACCGGCATGGAAGAGCGCGTGTTCCCCCACGCCCGCGTGATCGACGACCCGGTCGCGATGGAGGAGGAGCGCCGGCTCGCGTACGTCGCGATCACCCGCGCGCGCAAGCGGCTCACGCTCACCACGGTGTCGCAGCGCCGACTCTACGGCCAGCTGCAGCAGGGCTCACCGTCACGCTTCGTGCTGGAGCTGCCCCGCGAGGCGCTCGCGACCGCGAGCAAGCGCGGCCGGGCGCGTCCCGAGCTCGCGCCGCGCCCGGCCCCGCAGCCGTCGTGGAACGACGACGTCGTCTACGACGGCGAGCCGACCCTCGAGACCGAAGAGCTCACCGGCGAGGTCGGCGAGGGTGTCGCGCTGTGGGTCGGCATGCACGTCCGACACAAGGACTTCGGGGTCGGCGAGCTGGTCGGCTGGAGCGGTGTGGGTACGAACATGAAGTTCAACCTGCGGTTCGCCCGCATCGGCATGAAGACGATCTTGGCGCGGTTCTGCGAGCCGCTCTGA
- a CDS encoding serine/threonine protein kinase, whose amino-acid sequence MKSGARSSVASDDTWPWAGPTNVGAGTRELAGAVHRAVAMGRFRPVRRVRSCALSEVFIALFDRDDDGVAEVAMVKRIRPELHHVPEARRLFAHEAMLLGAFDHRGIVRALDSGHASTHGYFATEMLHGRSLPELVRRAEEYGLRMPLRHAISLVASMAEALDHAHGRITADRTPLQVVHADVAPGNVTVTYDGSVKLVDFGCAQSRLCPVERRGMPRAGALAYMSPEQCRGEGLDRRSDVYALGVVLWELATWSRLYRRLAPEQVIARIAIGAVPLPSQVRADIPSELEDVLMVALQPAPQRRFSSAGEFAAALRRLGGAEDPRGLDSWVRRVFH is encoded by the coding sequence GTGAAGTCGGGCGCGCGATCGTCGGTGGCATCCGACGACACGTGGCCGTGGGCCGGTCCGACGAACGTCGGCGCCGGCACGCGCGAGCTGGCCGGCGCGGTGCACCGTGCGGTTGCGATGGGTCGCTTCCGTCCGGTCCGCCGGGTCCGCAGCTGTGCGCTGTCGGAGGTCTTCATCGCGCTGTTCGATCGCGACGACGACGGCGTGGCCGAGGTCGCGATGGTCAAGCGCATCCGCCCCGAGCTGCACCACGTGCCCGAGGCGCGGCGGTTGTTCGCCCACGAGGCGATGCTGCTGGGCGCGTTCGATCACCGCGGCATCGTGCGGGCACTCGACAGCGGGCACGCCTCCACCCATGGCTACTTCGCGACCGAGATGCTGCACGGTCGCTCGCTGCCGGAGCTCGTGCGCCGCGCCGAGGAGTACGGCCTGCGCATGCCGCTGCGGCACGCGATCTCACTGGTGGCCTCGATGGCGGAGGCGCTCGACCACGCCCACGGCCGCATCACCGCCGATCGAACGCCGCTGCAGGTCGTGCACGCCGACGTCGCGCCCGGCAACGTCACCGTGACCTACGATGGCAGCGTGAAGCTGGTCGACTTCGGCTGCGCGCAGAGCCGGCTGTGTCCGGTCGAGCGCCGCGGCATGCCGCGGGCCGGCGCGCTCGCGTACATGTCACCCGAGCAGTGTCGCGGCGAGGGCCTCGATCGCCGCAGCGATGTGTATGCGCTCGGCGTGGTGCTGTGGGAGCTCGCCACCTGGTCGCGGCTCTACCGGCGACTGGCGCCCGAGCAGGTCATCGCGCGCATCGCCATCGGTGCGGTGCCGCTGCCGTCGCAGGTCCGCGCCGACATCCCCTCGGAGCTCGAGGACGTGCTGATGGTCGCGTTGCAGCCGGCGCCGCAGCGGCGCTTCAGCAGCGCGGGGGAGTTCGCGGCGGCGCTGCGTCGCCTCGGCGGCGCTGAGGATCCGCGGGGCCTGGATAGCTGGGTGCGGCGGGTCTTCCACTGA